From Acidovorax sp. 1608163:
GCTGGTGATTTCGTACAACCCCGGCTACCAGAACCTGCTCAAAGGGCTCAAGCCCAGCACGCGCCAGCGCTTTACCGCGCTGACGCTGGACTACCCTGCCCCTGCTGTAGAGCGTCGCATTCTGGAAACCGAGGGGCGCGCCTCGCCCGCCATCGCGGCCAGGCTGGTGCAATTGGCGCAGGCATTGCGCCGGCTCACCGACCATGATCTGGAAGAAACCGCCAGCACCCGTCTGCTGGTCATGGCCGCCCGCCTGGCTTCTGCAGGTATGGGCCTGCGGCAAGCCTGCCGTGCCGCCGTGGTCGATGCGCTGAGCGACGACCATGACACCGTCCTGGCGCTCGACGAAGTCGTGCGCGCCGTGGTGGGTGATGAAGACTGAGACCGAGCCCCCCGCTGACCACGGCCTCGTGCACCTTGGCGCGCAGGGCCGTGGCCGCAACTTTTGGCGCGCCATGCCCTTGCAGCAGCGCCGCCGCTGGCTGCAAGGCGCTTTCATGGCTTTGTTCCTGCTCGCGCCATCCCTGAATCTCTTTCGCTTTGATTTGAACGAAACCCAGTTGTGGGTGCTGGGCATGCGCTGGTCTTTGGGCATCGGCGCCTTTCAGCGTGGCGAAGCCAGTGCCATGCAAACCGGCTGGGCCATTTTGTGGCGCGGCTTTTTACCCGCACTGGGCCTGGTGGCCGTGTTTCTGGGCATCGCCTACAAGTATGGGCGGGTGTACTGCGGCTGGCTGTGCCCACACTTCTCCATCGTTGAGACCCTCAACGGCCTGCTGCACCGCGCCACCGGCAAGCTCAGTCTGTGGGACACCTCACGCACACCGCATCCCACACGCACCCCCAACGCAAGGTGGTGGCCCGTGTTTCTGGCCACCTGCCTGGGCTGCGGCTTGGTGTGGGCTATCACGCTATTGACCTACCTTTTACCGCCCACGGAGATCTGGGGCAACCTGTACGCGGGCACGCTCACCGCCAACCAGGCCCGCTTCATTGGCATTGGCACACTGCTGTTTACGCTGGAGTTCACACTGGCCCGGCATCTGTTTTGCCGCTTTGGCTGCGCGGTGGGGCTGTTCCAAAGCCTGGCCTGGATGGCCAACCCCAAAGGCATGGTCGTGGCCTTTGCGCGAGAGCGCGCACGCGAATGCAAAACCTGCGACAGCCCACGCGGCAGCGCCTGTGACCACGCGTGCCCCATGCGCCTGCACCCGCGCAACATCAAACGCATGATGTTTTCGTGCGTGCAATGCGGCCAATGCCTGAGCGCTTGCGACACAACCCAAACGAAACAAGGGCGTACCCCCACGCTGCAATGGCAGATTGGGCTGGATGCCGTTCGAGAGACCCTGCGCCAACGGCGCGATGGAGCCCCCTGATGGAAGAGTGGATTGGCCAATGGTGGCACCGTGCCATCACCCACCTGGCAGAGCCGCAACGCACAGAAGCCCAGGTGGCACTGCAAGACATGCAACGCAGCATCACGCTGCTCTTTCGTGCGGGCGGCGGGGATGCCGCCGTGCGCGTAGCGCCCGTGGCAGCCAGCAGCCACGGCGGCCCCCGCCGCTGGTTGCAAAAGGTGGCCGGTAGCGGCCTGCGCAGCGCCCTGCCCGAGCTGGACGCCCAGACGCTGGCACTGCCCCCGCACATCGGCGTGTTCGATCGCACCGAGCTCAATCGCGACCTGTACCTGTGGCTGGCCGCCCTGGCTGCGGTATTCGAGCCTACGGGCGACTGGATCGCCGACAACCGGGCCGCCACGGCCCGCGCACTGCAGCGCTTTGCCGGCCTGCGCGAGCGCCACCACCGCTTGGTCACCGCCCACCTGGCCCAGCGCCCGGCCCTGCACAGCCTGCGCGGCAAAGACGTGCCCTGGGAGGCGGCGGTGCAAGCAGCCTTGCGGGGCGAAGAGCACACGCCCCTGTTTGTGACACCCCGGCAGGTAGCGCCCGTGTGGCTGTGGCTCAACGCCACGGACACGTTCAGCGCAGAGAATTCGGCACCTGGCGCGGCAGCGCAAACGCCCGCCAACCCCCAGGACACGCCGCTGGACACAGACGCCCACCGCCGCCGCGCCCGCAAAACAGAGCACAAGCCATCGCGCAACAGCATGCTGCTGGCGGCCAAGACAGATTCACTGACCAGCTGGAGCGAGCTGGTGCGCCTGGACCGCGGCACCGACGATGAACCAGACCCCAATGCCGCCATGGCCGCCAACGACATGGACACGCTGTCACTCGTCCGGTCGGAGCAAACCACCGCATCGCGCGTGCGCTTTGACCTTGACCTGCCCAGCGCCAGCGCCGACGACCTGCCCTTGGGGCCTGGAACCAAGACCCCGGAATGGGACTGGCGGCGCAACCGGCTTCAGCCCGACCACTGCGCCGTTCAATGCGTCGTGGCCCGGGCTGGCGCTCCCTACTGCCCCCTGCCCACCTGAAAGCCACCGCGCGCAAGGTGCGCAGGCGCCTGGAAATCCTGCAAGCGGCCCCACGTTGGCACAAGGCCCAGGCCTCGGGTGACGAAATCGACATCGACGCCTGGGTGCGCTTCCAAAGCGAATCCTGCGGCAGCGCCCAACACAGCGAAGCCCCCCCGGTGTATGCCCAACGCCAACTCACCGAACGCAGCCTGGCCACCCTGCTGCTGGCCGACCTCTCACTCTCGACCGACGCCTATGCCACATCGCAGGCCCGCGTGATAGATGTCATCCGCGAGGCG
This genomic window contains:
- a CDS encoding 4Fe-4S binding protein — its product is MTPSWRSTKSCAPWWVMKTETEPPADHGLVHLGAQGRGRNFWRAMPLQQRRRWLQGAFMALFLLAPSLNLFRFDLNETQLWVLGMRWSLGIGAFQRGEASAMQTGWAILWRGFLPALGLVAVFLGIAYKYGRVYCGWLCPHFSIVETLNGLLHRATGKLSLWDTSRTPHPTRTPNARWWPVFLATCLGCGLVWAITLLTYLLPPTEIWGNLYAGTLTANQARFIGIGTLLFTLEFTLARHLFCRFGCAVGLFQSLAWMANPKGMVVAFARERARECKTCDSPRGSACDHACPMRLHPRNIKRMMFSCVQCGQCLSACDTTQTKQGRTPTLQWQIGLDAVRETLRQRRDGAP